One stretch of Eretmochelys imbricata isolate rEreImb1 chromosome 1, rEreImb1.hap1, whole genome shotgun sequence DNA includes these proteins:
- the POLD3 gene encoding DNA polymerase delta subunit 3 isoform X4, with product MEDELYLENIDEFVTDQNRIVTYKWLSFTLGVHVNQAKQMLYDYVERKRKENSGAQLHVTYLVAGNLIQNGHICHKVAVVREDKLEAMTSKLATIASVHVYSIQKAMLKDSGPLYNTDYDIVKTNLQNCSKFSAIQCAAAVPRTSAEVPQVQTSAQADSQTPNDTHAVNVPTVNGHVSSTAKQPSPQPKGIMGMFATKSASKSQDTNKETKPESKETTIATTVSSKTSPKGNAMSNFFGKAAMNKLKVNSECEQPKEEKTVAKPSVSVVEPKSPPSAAVEKPGKKMEPMKIQQKDKRSRAKRVDMSDNEGKEDENLKKKRRRIKRPQSDSSEDEEAECTELCKIEACNKEQHNQIPKDLGIGGHRCRSM from the exons ATGGAGGACGAGCTCTACCTGGAGAACATCGACGAGTTCGTCACCGACCAGAACCGCATC gtTACATACAAATGGCTGAGCTTCACCCTGGGGGTTCATGTCAACCAGGCTAAGCA GATGCTGTATGACTATGTAGAAAGGAAGCGAAAGGAGAATTCAGGAGCTCAACTGCATGTCACCTATTTAGTGGCAGGAAATCTCATTCAGAATGGACACATT TGCCACAAGGTTGCAGTAGTGAGAGAGGATAAACTGGAAG CAATGACGTCTAAGCTAGCCACGATTGCTAGTGTGCATGTCTACAGCATTCAGAAAGCCATGCTGAAGGACAGCGGGCCCCTCTACAATACAGACTATGATATCGTCAAGACAAACCTGCAGAACTGCAGCAA GTTTAGTGCCATTCAGTGTGCCGCTGCAGTCCCCAGGACGTCAGCTGAAGTTCCTCAAGTTCAGACGTCTGCACAGGCTGATTCCCAGACACCAAATGACACACATGCTGTCAATGTGCCTACAGTCAATGGTCATGTCTCATCAACTGCTAAACAGCCCTCCCCTCAGCCCAAAGGGATCATGGGAATGTTTGCTACAAAATCAGCTTCCAAATCCCAAGACACAAATAAAGAAACTAAACCAGAGTCCAAAGAGACAACAATT GCAACTACAGTAAGCAGCAAAACTTCACCCAAAGGGAATGCAATGAGCAACTTCTTTGGAAAAGCTGCCATGA ATAAGCTTAAAGTCAACTCTGAGTGTGAACAgccaaaggaagaaaaaacagtagccaagccctcagtttCGGTAGTGGAACCAAAATCACCCCCCAGTGCAGCAGTGGAGAAACCTGGGAAGAAAATGGAGCCCATGAAAATTCAGCAGAAGGACAAAAGAAg TAGAGCGAAGAGGGTGGATATGTCAGATAATGAGGGGAAAGAGGATGAAAATCTGAAGAAAAAGAGGAGGCGAATCAAGCGACCTCAGTCTGACAGCAGTGAAGATGAAG AAGCTGAATGCACAGAACTTTGCAAGATAGAGGCCTGTAACAAGGAACAGCACAACCAGATTCCAAAGGATTTGGGTATTGGAGGTCACAGATGCCGTTCAATGTAG
- the POLD3 gene encoding DNA polymerase delta subunit 3 isoform X5, which produces MEDELYLENIDEFVTDQNRIVTYKWLSFTLGVHVNQAKQMLYDYVERKRKENSGAQLHVTYLVAGNLIQNGHICHKVAVVREDKLEAMTSKLATIASVHVYSIQKAMLKDSGPLYNTDYDIVKTNLQNCSKFSAIQCAAAVPRTSAEVPQVQTSAQADSQTPNDTHAVNVPTVNGHVSSTAKQPSPQPKGIMGMFATKSASKSQDTNKETKPESKETTIATTVSSKTSPKGNAMSNFFGKAAMNKLKVNSECEQPKEEKTVAKPSVSVVEPKSPPSAAVEKPGKKMEPMKIQQKDKRRAKRVDMSDNEGKEDENLKKKRRRIKRPQSDSSEDEEAECTELCKIEACNKEQHNQIPKDLGIGGHRCRSM; this is translated from the exons ATGGAGGACGAGCTCTACCTGGAGAACATCGACGAGTTCGTCACCGACCAGAACCGCATC gtTACATACAAATGGCTGAGCTTCACCCTGGGGGTTCATGTCAACCAGGCTAAGCA GATGCTGTATGACTATGTAGAAAGGAAGCGAAAGGAGAATTCAGGAGCTCAACTGCATGTCACCTATTTAGTGGCAGGAAATCTCATTCAGAATGGACACATT TGCCACAAGGTTGCAGTAGTGAGAGAGGATAAACTGGAAG CAATGACGTCTAAGCTAGCCACGATTGCTAGTGTGCATGTCTACAGCATTCAGAAAGCCATGCTGAAGGACAGCGGGCCCCTCTACAATACAGACTATGATATCGTCAAGACAAACCTGCAGAACTGCAGCAA GTTTAGTGCCATTCAGTGTGCCGCTGCAGTCCCCAGGACGTCAGCTGAAGTTCCTCAAGTTCAGACGTCTGCACAGGCTGATTCCCAGACACCAAATGACACACATGCTGTCAATGTGCCTACAGTCAATGGTCATGTCTCATCAACTGCTAAACAGCCCTCCCCTCAGCCCAAAGGGATCATGGGAATGTTTGCTACAAAATCAGCTTCCAAATCCCAAGACACAAATAAAGAAACTAAACCAGAGTCCAAAGAGACAACAATT GCAACTACAGTAAGCAGCAAAACTTCACCCAAAGGGAATGCAATGAGCAACTTCTTTGGAAAAGCTGCCATGA ATAAGCTTAAAGTCAACTCTGAGTGTGAACAgccaaaggaagaaaaaacagtagccaagccctcagtttCGGTAGTGGAACCAAAATCACCCCCCAGTGCAGCAGTGGAGAAACCTGGGAAGAAAATGGAGCCCATGAAAATTCAGCAGAAGGACAAAAGAAg AGCGAAGAGGGTGGATATGTCAGATAATGAGGGGAAAGAGGATGAAAATCTGAAGAAAAAGAGGAGGCGAATCAAGCGACCTCAGTCTGACAGCAGTGAAGATGAAG AAGCTGAATGCACAGAACTTTGCAAGATAGAGGCCTGTAACAAGGAACAGCACAACCAGATTCCAAAGGATTTGGGTATTGGAGGTCACAGATGCCGTTCAATGTAG
- the POLD3 gene encoding DNA polymerase delta subunit 3 isoform X1: MEDELYLENIDEFVTDQNRIVTYKWLSFTLGVHVNQAKQMLYDYVERKRKENSGAQLHVTYLVAGNLIQNGHICHKVAVVREDKLEAMTSKLATIASVHVYSIQKAMLKDSGPLYNTDYDIVKTNLQNCSKFSAIQCAAAVPRTSAEVPQVQTSAQADSQTPNDTHAVNVPTVNGHVSSTAKQPSPQPKGIMGMFATKSASKSQDTNKETKPESKETTIATTVSSKTSPKGNAMSNFFGKAAMNKLKVNSECEQPKEEKTVAKPSVSVVEPKSPPSAAVEKPGKKMEPMKIQQKDKRSRAKRVDMSDNEGKEDENLKKKRRRIKRPQSDSSEDEDVSVSPTPQEATPPLPSPEPALKIELEPETTEASTGGKKRKRKRVLKSKTFVDDEGCMVTEKVYESESCSDSEEEFIKSKLPAAHSQSTAAVKKEPKEDRKGLKKGAATASKANKQVSIMGFFQKK; this comes from the exons ATGGAGGACGAGCTCTACCTGGAGAACATCGACGAGTTCGTCACCGACCAGAACCGCATC gtTACATACAAATGGCTGAGCTTCACCCTGGGGGTTCATGTCAACCAGGCTAAGCA GATGCTGTATGACTATGTAGAAAGGAAGCGAAAGGAGAATTCAGGAGCTCAACTGCATGTCACCTATTTAGTGGCAGGAAATCTCATTCAGAATGGACACATT TGCCACAAGGTTGCAGTAGTGAGAGAGGATAAACTGGAAG CAATGACGTCTAAGCTAGCCACGATTGCTAGTGTGCATGTCTACAGCATTCAGAAAGCCATGCTGAAGGACAGCGGGCCCCTCTACAATACAGACTATGATATCGTCAAGACAAACCTGCAGAACTGCAGCAA GTTTAGTGCCATTCAGTGTGCCGCTGCAGTCCCCAGGACGTCAGCTGAAGTTCCTCAAGTTCAGACGTCTGCACAGGCTGATTCCCAGACACCAAATGACACACATGCTGTCAATGTGCCTACAGTCAATGGTCATGTCTCATCAACTGCTAAACAGCCCTCCCCTCAGCCCAAAGGGATCATGGGAATGTTTGCTACAAAATCAGCTTCCAAATCCCAAGACACAAATAAAGAAACTAAACCAGAGTCCAAAGAGACAACAATT GCAACTACAGTAAGCAGCAAAACTTCACCCAAAGGGAATGCAATGAGCAACTTCTTTGGAAAAGCTGCCATGA ATAAGCTTAAAGTCAACTCTGAGTGTGAACAgccaaaggaagaaaaaacagtagccaagccctcagtttCGGTAGTGGAACCAAAATCACCCCCCAGTGCAGCAGTGGAGAAACCTGGGAAGAAAATGGAGCCCATGAAAATTCAGCAGAAGGACAAAAGAAg TAGAGCGAAGAGGGTGGATATGTCAGATAATGAGGGGAAAGAGGATGAAAATCTGAAGAAAAAGAGGAGGCGAATCAAGCGACCTCAGTCTGACAGCAGTGAAGATGAAG ATGTCTCAGTATCTCCCACACCTCAAGAAGCTACCCCCCCCTTGCCTTCTCCAGAGCCTGCACTGAAGATTGAACTAGAACCAGAAACGACTGAG GCTTCGACAGGAGGGAAGAAGCGGAAACGGAAGCGCGTGCTGAAATCCAAAACATTTGTGGATGATGAAGGCTGCATGG TGACTGAAAAGGTTTATGAGAGCGAATCCTGTTCAGATAGTGAAGAGGAATTCATCAAGTCCAAGCTGCCAGCTGCACACAGTCAGTCCACGGCAGCTGTGAAGAAAGAACCCAAGGAGGATCGGAAGGGCCTGAAGAAAGGGGCTGCCACAGCCAGCAAAGCCAACAAACAAGTCTCCATCATGGGCTTCTTCCAGAAGAAATGA
- the POLD3 gene encoding DNA polymerase delta subunit 3 isoform X3, with translation MEDELYLENIDEFVTDQNRIVTYKWLSFTLGVHVNQAKQMLYDYVERKRKENSGAQLHVTYLVAGNLIQNGHICHKVAVVREDKLEAMTSKLATIASVHVYSIQKAMLKDSGPLYNTDYDIVKTNLQNCSKFSAIQCAAAVPRTSAEVPQVQTSAQADSQTPNDTHAVNVPTVNGHVSSTAKQPSPQPKGIMGMFATKSASKSQDTNKETKPESKETTIATTVSSKTSPKGNAMSNFFGKAAMNKLKVNSECEQPKEEKTVAKPSVSVVEPKSPPSAAVEKPGKKMEPMKIQQKDKRSRAKRVDMSDNEGKEDENLKKKRRRIKRPQSDSSEDEDVSVSPTPQEATPPLPSPEPALKIELEPETTEASTGGKKRKRKRVLKSKTFVDDEGCMDTYLLDNQRSYFIPMDPKLNSTYILY, from the exons ATGGAGGACGAGCTCTACCTGGAGAACATCGACGAGTTCGTCACCGACCAGAACCGCATC gtTACATACAAATGGCTGAGCTTCACCCTGGGGGTTCATGTCAACCAGGCTAAGCA GATGCTGTATGACTATGTAGAAAGGAAGCGAAAGGAGAATTCAGGAGCTCAACTGCATGTCACCTATTTAGTGGCAGGAAATCTCATTCAGAATGGACACATT TGCCACAAGGTTGCAGTAGTGAGAGAGGATAAACTGGAAG CAATGACGTCTAAGCTAGCCACGATTGCTAGTGTGCATGTCTACAGCATTCAGAAAGCCATGCTGAAGGACAGCGGGCCCCTCTACAATACAGACTATGATATCGTCAAGACAAACCTGCAGAACTGCAGCAA GTTTAGTGCCATTCAGTGTGCCGCTGCAGTCCCCAGGACGTCAGCTGAAGTTCCTCAAGTTCAGACGTCTGCACAGGCTGATTCCCAGACACCAAATGACACACATGCTGTCAATGTGCCTACAGTCAATGGTCATGTCTCATCAACTGCTAAACAGCCCTCCCCTCAGCCCAAAGGGATCATGGGAATGTTTGCTACAAAATCAGCTTCCAAATCCCAAGACACAAATAAAGAAACTAAACCAGAGTCCAAAGAGACAACAATT GCAACTACAGTAAGCAGCAAAACTTCACCCAAAGGGAATGCAATGAGCAACTTCTTTGGAAAAGCTGCCATGA ATAAGCTTAAAGTCAACTCTGAGTGTGAACAgccaaaggaagaaaaaacagtagccaagccctcagtttCGGTAGTGGAACCAAAATCACCCCCCAGTGCAGCAGTGGAGAAACCTGGGAAGAAAATGGAGCCCATGAAAATTCAGCAGAAGGACAAAAGAAg TAGAGCGAAGAGGGTGGATATGTCAGATAATGAGGGGAAAGAGGATGAAAATCTGAAGAAAAAGAGGAGGCGAATCAAGCGACCTCAGTCTGACAGCAGTGAAGATGAAG ATGTCTCAGTATCTCCCACACCTCAAGAAGCTACCCCCCCCTTGCCTTCTCCAGAGCCTGCACTGAAGATTGAACTAGAACCAGAAACGACTGAG GCTTCGACAGGAGGGAAGAAGCGGAAACGGAAGCGCGTGCTGAAATCCAAAACATTTGTGGATGATGAAGGCTGCATGG
- the POLD3 gene encoding DNA polymerase delta subunit 3 isoform X2, with the protein MEDELYLENIDEFVTDQNRIVTYKWLSFTLGVHVNQAKQMLYDYVERKRKENSGAQLHVTYLVAGNLIQNGHICHKVAVVREDKLEAMTSKLATIASVHVYSIQKAMLKDSGPLYNTDYDIVKTNLQNCSKFSAIQCAAAVPRTSAEVPQVQTSAQADSQTPNDTHAVNVPTVNGHVSSTAKQPSPQPKGIMGMFATKSASKSQDTNKETKPESKETTIATTVSSKTSPKGNAMSNFFGKAAMNKLKVNSECEQPKEEKTVAKPSVSVVEPKSPPSAAVEKPGKKMEPMKIQQKDKRRAKRVDMSDNEGKEDENLKKKRRRIKRPQSDSSEDEDVSVSPTPQEATPPLPSPEPALKIELEPETTEASTGGKKRKRKRVLKSKTFVDDEGCMVTEKVYESESCSDSEEEFIKSKLPAAHSQSTAAVKKEPKEDRKGLKKGAATASKANKQVSIMGFFQKK; encoded by the exons ATGGAGGACGAGCTCTACCTGGAGAACATCGACGAGTTCGTCACCGACCAGAACCGCATC gtTACATACAAATGGCTGAGCTTCACCCTGGGGGTTCATGTCAACCAGGCTAAGCA GATGCTGTATGACTATGTAGAAAGGAAGCGAAAGGAGAATTCAGGAGCTCAACTGCATGTCACCTATTTAGTGGCAGGAAATCTCATTCAGAATGGACACATT TGCCACAAGGTTGCAGTAGTGAGAGAGGATAAACTGGAAG CAATGACGTCTAAGCTAGCCACGATTGCTAGTGTGCATGTCTACAGCATTCAGAAAGCCATGCTGAAGGACAGCGGGCCCCTCTACAATACAGACTATGATATCGTCAAGACAAACCTGCAGAACTGCAGCAA GTTTAGTGCCATTCAGTGTGCCGCTGCAGTCCCCAGGACGTCAGCTGAAGTTCCTCAAGTTCAGACGTCTGCACAGGCTGATTCCCAGACACCAAATGACACACATGCTGTCAATGTGCCTACAGTCAATGGTCATGTCTCATCAACTGCTAAACAGCCCTCCCCTCAGCCCAAAGGGATCATGGGAATGTTTGCTACAAAATCAGCTTCCAAATCCCAAGACACAAATAAAGAAACTAAACCAGAGTCCAAAGAGACAACAATT GCAACTACAGTAAGCAGCAAAACTTCACCCAAAGGGAATGCAATGAGCAACTTCTTTGGAAAAGCTGCCATGA ATAAGCTTAAAGTCAACTCTGAGTGTGAACAgccaaaggaagaaaaaacagtagccaagccctcagtttCGGTAGTGGAACCAAAATCACCCCCCAGTGCAGCAGTGGAGAAACCTGGGAAGAAAATGGAGCCCATGAAAATTCAGCAGAAGGACAAAAGAAg AGCGAAGAGGGTGGATATGTCAGATAATGAGGGGAAAGAGGATGAAAATCTGAAGAAAAAGAGGAGGCGAATCAAGCGACCTCAGTCTGACAGCAGTGAAGATGAAG ATGTCTCAGTATCTCCCACACCTCAAGAAGCTACCCCCCCCTTGCCTTCTCCAGAGCCTGCACTGAAGATTGAACTAGAACCAGAAACGACTGAG GCTTCGACAGGAGGGAAGAAGCGGAAACGGAAGCGCGTGCTGAAATCCAAAACATTTGTGGATGATGAAGGCTGCATGG TGACTGAAAAGGTTTATGAGAGCGAATCCTGTTCAGATAGTGAAGAGGAATTCATCAAGTCCAAGCTGCCAGCTGCACACAGTCAGTCCACGGCAGCTGTGAAGAAAGAACCCAAGGAGGATCGGAAGGGCCTGAAGAAAGGGGCTGCCACAGCCAGCAAAGCCAACAAACAAGTCTCCATCATGGGCTTCTTCCAGAAGAAATGA